Genomic window (Candidatus Limnocylindria bacterium):
TCGCGGCCGCGGCGACGGCGCTGCGCGCTCACCCACGGCTGCGCTCGCGCTTCGACGGCGACGCCGTCGTCGTGTCCGAAAAGATCGACGTCGGCCTCGCGGTCGCGCTCGAGGCCGGCCTCATCGTTCCCGTACTGCGCGACGCGGATCGCAAGGCGCTCGGGACGCTGCGCGACGAGCGCGAGGCGCTCGAGACCGCCGTGCGTTCGGGTCGCGCGCGCGCCGAGGCGTTCGGCGGCGCGGCGATCACCGTTTCGAATCTCGGCACGTTCGGTGTCGATCGCTTCACCGCGATCGTCAATCCACCGGAGGCGTCGATCCTGGCCGTCGGCCGGGTCGCGGATCGAGTGATCGCCGTGAACGGCGCCCCGGCGGTACGGCCGGTGGTCTCACTCACCCTCACCGTCGATCACCGCGTCGCCGACGGCGCCGACGCCGCGCGCTATCTCGCGGATGTCGCGAAAGGCCTGGAGACCTAGTGGCGACCGAGACCGCCGACCGCGTCCGTCTGGCGGCGGGCCACTGGAAGCCGCGATTCGTGGCGAATGGGATCGACGCGAACGACTTCGATCGCGTTCTGGCGGAGACGAGCGAGTGGCGCGACTGGGCGGCGAGCTGGAAGCGCGTCGGCGACGAGCATCGGGCGATCGCGGAGGAGGCCGACCGCGCGGGCCACACCGTTACCGCGACCGACGCGTACCAGCGCGCGGCGTGGTGCTACCACCTCGGCAAGTTCCTCTGGTTCGAGGACCGCACGCTGCATGACGAGCTGCGCGCGCTGACCGTCGCGACCTACGCGAAGGCGATGCCACGGATCGATCCTCCCGGGCGCCGCATCGAGGCGCCGTTCGAGGGCTCCGTCATCCCGGGCGTCCTGCGCCTCCCGCGAGGCGCGACGCGCGCGCCGCTCGCGATCCTCGTCCCGGGCCTCGACTCCGTGAAGGAAGAGCTCTACGCGATGGAGAACGACTTCCTGCGGCGCGGCCTCGCGACGCTCACGATCGACGGGCCGGGCCAGGGCGAGAACGCGCCACGGTTCCCGATCCGCGCCGACTGGTCGACCGTGATCGCGCCGCTGCTCGACCATCTCGCGTCGGCCGACCTGGGCATCGACCTGGGCCGCGTGGGTCTGATGGGCATCAGCATGGGTGGCATCTACGGGCCGCGGGCGGCCGCGAAAGAGAAGCGCCTTCGCGCGCTCGTCGCGCTCGCCGGGCCA
Coding sequences:
- a CDS encoding alpha/beta fold hydrolase, with the translated sequence MATETADRVRLAAGHWKPRFVANGIDANDFDRVLAETSEWRDWAASWKRVGDEHRAIAEEADRAGHTVTATDAYQRAAWCYHLGKFLWFEDRTLHDELRALTVATYAKAMPRIDPPGRRIEAPFEGSVIPGVLRLPRGATRAPLAILVPGLDSVKEELYAMENDFLRRGLATLTIDGPGQGENAPRFPIRADWSTVIAPLLDHLASADLGIDLGRVGLMGISMGGIYGPRAAAKEKRLRALVALAGPYDLSECWPQLNPLTKGGYVFYTKSRDEAEAFEKSKTLSLHGVLKDVSCPLLVIHGGKDRLFPPEQAERIVREAPNATLLLYPEGNHVCNNIPYKYRPAMADWMREHLQ